The window CATTGAGGCAAAATGCTTTTGATCAAATGTCATGAAAAAATTGTCTCTTTTATGGTGAGTTTCCTGATAAAGgattcagttatttttattttagcctCAGGTCTTTGAGTGATAGGATTAtaagacattttttctttctttccaaggTAAATGTTCAGGTTTTTCAAGCCCTGCTGACTTTTAAGAAAGGGaccaacttaaaaaaaaaaaaaatcagtggcaaaTTCAAATCACCTTAGGTggaaacctttaaaaattacaagggtttttttaggtAATCCAGTGGCTTCTGTCAGCTTACCTTGTGGTTTTTGAATGCTTGGAGTTGGAAGTGCTGGTgcaatgaattttaaaatagagaCTTTAAGCTTGATGAAACTGTAGTGCACCGTAATGTAACAGGAAATAGGAAAGGGGGCTTAAAGGTCTCTTTTTGCACTCCAGAAATAGACAGTGGTAACACACAGGGCAAACCCAAGGCTTGCAGCTAAACTGAAGCAATACTGGGCCAATTTCAGACTTCTGCAGCTCTGACCCAGCTGTAGCCTGAAGACAGCACTGAGAAACCACCCAGGAGAAACAGCGTGTGGAGCTGGATCCGGGCAAAACTCAGCAAAGCATGGAAAGAGTTTGTGTCAGAACTGAACAAAGTATCCACCTCACCTTTTGCACCCAAAACCCTGCAGGGTTTGTCCCAAACGgctgctggctcccagcaggACCCCTCCAACAGCCCTAAGCCAGGTGGGAATTCAGGCTCATCTCATAGTACTTGGGTTCGGGCAACTTCTTGCCCCTCACTAGAGAGAGCGAGCCAGAAATGAGTTTTGAGGCCCCTTCAGGGCTAAGGTGTCCCGAAGCCCTACCTTGGCCAGACGCTCTGCTGGTCCCGGTGTGTCCGGagcgcctcctcctcctcacttgTCCTTCAGCGTGGCCATGCCCAGGGCCTCCGAGCTGTAGTCGTACTGGTTGCTGGAGGACATGGACCGTCCCCAGGAGCACTGCAGGTTGGAGCCCCGCTTGCGGAAGGACGACGTGAACCTGTAGAAGTTGCGGTGCCTGTTGCGCAGGTACTCCCGGTAGTTTTTGGTGAGCAGGGTGTAGAGGAAGGGGTTGATGCAGCTGTTGCTGTAGGTCAGGCAGGTCACCAGGTAGTTAATGCACTTCTGGGTTTGGGTGgtgagctgcagggagctgctgtaGAGCCGCACCAGCTGCCAGATCCAAAACGGCAGGAAGCAGGCCCAGAAGACCAGCACGATGCTGAAAATCATGATGAGGACCTTCTGCCGGGGGGACCTCTTGCTCTTCTCCTTGTGGGGGGGGTTTCTCTGGGACTCCAGGTAGGTCCTGGCCAGGCGTGTGTAGAGGAAGCCGATGATGATGCCCGGGGCCATGATGCTGGTGCTGAAGAGCACCGTCAGGTAGGTCCTGTAGGCATCCACGCTCCAGGTGGGTGCACACATCCTCTTCACCTTGCCCTCCGCCTTGCCCCCCTCGGTCAGGGTGACCATCAGCATCATGGGCAGAGTGAGCAGCAGCGACACCGACCAGACTGCCCCCGCCGTGACCTTCCGATAGCCCCGCGACCGCTTCAGGGTGTCCAGGGGCCGGGTCACGGCCAGGTAGCGCTCGGTGCACATGAGGGTGAGGGTGAAGATGCTGGCGTGCATGGTGAGCAGGTCCAGGCTGAGCAGGATGCGGCACCCCAGGTCCCCGAAGTACCAGTCCTGCGCCAGGTAGGTGCAGACGATGAAGGGGATGGTGGAGAGGTAGAGCAGGTCGGCCAGGGCCAGGCTGACGATGGAGCTGTACATGGGGGCGGCGCAGCGCGCCGAGTGGCACATCACCACCAGCGTGTAGACATTGCCGGCCACCCCGGCCACG is drawn from Chiroxiphia lanceolata isolate bChiLan1 chromosome 19, bChiLan1.pri, whole genome shotgun sequence and contains these coding sequences:
- the LOC116796256 gene encoding urotensin-2 receptor-like translates to MEPNGTAAAGAGNASAGGGAAPAGGPLLIPSAFGTVLSVMYVAGVAGNVYTLVVMCHSARCAAPMYSSIVSLALADLLYLSTIPFIVCTYLAQDWYFGDLGCRILLSLDLLTMHASIFTLTLMCTERYLAVTRPLDTLKRSRGYRKVTAGAVWSVSLLLTLPMMLMVTLTEGGKAEGKVKRMCAPTWSVDAYRTYLTVLFSTSIMAPGIIIGFLYTRLARTYLESQRNPPHKEKSKRSPRQKVLIMIFSIVLVFWACFLPFWIWQLVRLYSSSLQLTTQTQKCINYLVTCLTYSNSCINPFLYTLLTKNYREYLRNRHRNFYRFTSSFRKRGSNLQCSWGRSMSSSNQYDYSSEALGMATLKDK